In the genome of Prosthecobacter algae, one region contains:
- the lepA gene encoding translation elongation factor 4: MSIERTRNFSIIAHIDHGKTTLSDRLLEATQTITQRQQQDQLLDSMDLERERGITIKAHPVCMNYKAKDGLIYKLNLLDTPGHVDFSYEVSRSLAACEGALLLVDASQGVEAQTVANLNLALQQNLHVIPVINKIDLPNADVDKVKKQLEEILQLPADEAVSASAKMGIGITDILEAIVAFVPAPKEPGDGYLRASVFDSIFDPYRGVISYIRVMSGSIVRGQKVRLMASGNDSEIKEVGTFRPKMVACDKLEAGDVGYIIANVKTTADVKIGDTLTESRKPAPEPLPGFKEIHPLVFSGIYPISTDDFEALKLAVGKLQINDAAFTFMAESSAALGFGFRCGFLGLLHMEIVQERLRREFNMDVISTYPSVIYELRKTDGTEILVDNPSFLPPANEIDEIREPIVKVFVMIPNEYIGDIMQLVMDKRGQVNNTETLDDRRVLLHTVIPLNEILVDFNDKLKSLTRGYGSMDYEHAGYKADDLVKMDMLIAGEPVDAFSCIVHRGKAEARGRQLAAKLKEVIPQQLFVVAIQAAIGGKVIARESISALRKDVTAKCYGGDISRKRKLLEKQKEGKKRMKSIGRVNIPQEAFIEVLKTN; the protein is encoded by the coding sequence ATGTCCATCGAACGCACCCGCAATTTCTCCATCATTGCTCACATTGACCACGGAAAGACCACTCTTTCCGACCGTCTGCTGGAGGCTACCCAGACGATCACGCAGCGACAGCAACAGGACCAGCTTTTGGACAGCATGGACCTGGAACGTGAGCGTGGTATCACCATCAAGGCGCACCCGGTGTGCATGAACTACAAGGCCAAAGATGGACTGATCTATAAGCTGAACCTGCTGGATACCCCAGGGCACGTGGACTTCAGCTATGAAGTCAGCCGTTCCCTCGCCGCCTGTGAAGGCGCCCTCCTCCTGGTGGATGCCAGCCAGGGCGTGGAAGCCCAGACCGTGGCGAACTTGAATCTCGCCCTCCAGCAAAACCTGCACGTCATCCCGGTCATCAATAAAATTGACCTGCCGAACGCGGACGTGGACAAGGTGAAAAAGCAGCTTGAGGAAATCCTTCAGCTTCCAGCCGATGAAGCTGTCTCTGCCAGCGCCAAGATGGGCATCGGTATCACAGACATTTTGGAGGCCATCGTTGCCTTCGTTCCCGCACCCAAAGAACCCGGCGACGGCTACCTGCGCGCTTCCGTTTTTGATTCCATTTTCGATCCCTATCGCGGCGTTATCAGCTACATCCGCGTGATGTCCGGCTCCATTGTGCGTGGTCAAAAGGTGCGTCTCATGGCGTCTGGCAACGACTCCGAAATCAAGGAAGTCGGTACCTTCCGCCCGAAGATGGTCGCTTGTGACAAACTGGAAGCTGGCGACGTGGGTTACATCATCGCCAACGTGAAGACGACGGCAGATGTGAAAATCGGCGATACGCTGACCGAATCTCGCAAGCCTGCGCCCGAGCCGCTGCCCGGTTTCAAGGAGATCCACCCTCTGGTCTTCAGTGGCATCTACCCCATCAGTACGGATGACTTTGAAGCGCTGAAGCTGGCCGTGGGTAAGCTGCAGATCAATGACGCTGCGTTCACCTTCATGGCAGAAAGCTCCGCCGCGCTGGGCTTCGGTTTCCGCTGCGGTTTCCTCGGTCTGTTGCACATGGAAATCGTTCAGGAACGTCTGCGTCGTGAGTTCAACATGGACGTCATTTCGACGTATCCGTCGGTCATTTACGAACTCCGCAAAACGGATGGCACGGAGATCCTGGTGGATAATCCGAGCTTCCTCCCACCGGCCAACGAGATTGATGAAATCCGCGAGCCGATCGTGAAGGTTTTCGTGATGATCCCGAACGAATACATCGGTGACATCATGCAGCTCGTCATGGACAAACGCGGGCAGGTGAACAACACCGAGACCCTGGATGACCGCCGCGTGCTGCTGCACACCGTGATCCCGCTGAATGAGATCCTCGTGGACTTCAATGACAAGCTCAAGTCCCTGACCCGTGGTTACGGCAGTATGGACTATGAGCATGCTGGCTATAAGGCCGATGACCTCGTGAAGATGGACATGCTTATCGCAGGCGAGCCCGTGGATGCTTTCTCCTGCATCGTGCACCGTGGCAAGGCTGAGGCCCGAGGCCGCCAGCTCGCTGCCAAGCTCAAAGAAGTCATTCCTCAGCAGCTTTTCGTCGTCGCCATCCAGGCTGCCATCGGTGGCAAGGTGATCGCCCGTGAATCCATCAGTGCCCTTCGCAAAGACGTGACTGCCAAGTGCTACGGCGGTGACATTTCCCGTAAGCGCAAGCTTCTGGAAAAGCAGAAGGAAGGCAAAAAGCGCATGAAGTCCATCGGCCGCGTGAACATCCCTCAAGAGGCGTTCATCGAAGTGCTGAAGACGAACTGA